The Streptomyces sp. TLI_105 DNA segment CACGTCACGCACCCTTTCTTCGGGGAACCTTTTCGTCGAAATGACGCTATCTATCATAACCCGCTTCACGTCAAGTTGACGATGTCCATAGTGTCGATGTGACGAATTCGCTGTCCGCGCTCCTGGACGGGGTGTGCGAGCATGAAAGAGGGAAGACCCCACTCGGCCCGGAATGAATCCGGGGCACCGTCGGTTGCAACCGTCGGCAAGCAGTCTCCGTACACACCGGGAGAGAAGCAGATGTCCGTATCGGACGAGAAGACCACTGTCAGCGACGGCATCCTCCTGTCCGACGCCGCCGCGGCCAAGGTCAAGGCCCTCCTCGACCAGGAAGGCCGCGAGGACCTGGCCCTGCGCGTCGCCGTTCAGCCCGGCGGCTGCTCCGGCCTGCGTTACCAGCTGTTCTTCGACGAGCGTTCGCTCGACGGCGATGTCGTGAAGGACTTCGACGGCGTCAAGGTCGTGACCGACCGCATGAGCGCCCCGTACCTCGGGGGCGCGTCGATCGACTTCGTCGACACGATCGAGAAGCAGGGCTTCACCATCGACAACCCCAACGCCACGGGCTCCTGCGCCTGCGGCGACTCGTTCAGCTAAGCCTGTACGTGCGTGAGGGCGGCGGTCCCGGGACTTCCCGGGGCCGCCGCCCTCACGCGTGTCCGGGGGACGTCAGCGCCGCGGCACCGGCTCTCCGCTCGCCGCGTCGACCACCGGCCGCCCGCCCAGCGGGCTCTGGAGATCCACGGTCAGCGTGATCTCCTTGGCGACCGCGATGCACGCCCGCCCGGGGTCGGACTTCTCGTCGATCCGCACGGTCACCTTCGCCGGCGACTCCACCGCCTTCGCGGTGTACGTGCTGCACACCCCGCCCCAGAAGGTGACCGACAGCTTCCGGCCGTCCTCCGCCGTCCGGTACGACTCGATCCGCCGGGCCGGCGCCGTGCCCTCGTCCGGCGAGGGCTTCACCGGCGGCGCCAGGCGCTCCGGGGCGACCGCCGTCTCCGTCACCGTGTACGGTGCCGCGTCCACCGGGTCCGCCGTGAACAGCCACGCCGGTACGAGCAGCCGCTCGCCCGCCACGTCCTGCGCGGCCAGACCGAACACCGCACCCGTCACCGGGACCTCGGTCGGCGGAGCCGTGTCCCCGGCCGACCGGCAGGGCGCGGCCGGGTCGGCCTTCCCGCTCCCGTCGACCGGCGCCGGACCGTCCCCGCCGCTCCCCTCGACCCCGGCCGGCGGGTCCGTCGCGCAGCCGCCGATGCCGACCGGGCCGGTGCCCTTCGCGTCCTCGTTCAGCTCCGCGAGCGCCTTCGCCGCCCCGATCACCGGATACGTGGCGCCCTTCACCGGCTCCTTCAGCGTCCCGCTCCCGGCGACCGCCCGGCCGTCCGGACCGATCTGCAGCCCCGTCGACCAGCCGTAGGTCGGCAGGCCGTCCACCACCGGATCGGCGTTGACCACCCGCACCGAACCGTTCATCACCTGGGTCGCCGTCACCTTCGCGTCGTCCTGGCCCAGGGCCTTCAGGACGGGGGCGGCCGCCGCCTTCGCCGCCGCCTCGCTCACCGGCGTACGGCCTGAGGCCGGGGGCTTCACCTCGCCGGGCGGCGGGCACGCCGGCCCCTTGAGGCAGCTGTCGCCGGCCGGGCCGCCGTCGTACCAGGAGTACGTCCAGTTCCCCGGGGCCGCCTTCGCCACGTCCAGGCGCGGACCCTGACCGTCCTTCTCGGGCCGGATCGTCCAGACGTCCCCGACCGGCACGGGCCGGCCCTCGACCCCGAGCGCTTCGGCCAGCCTGGTCACCTCTGCCGAGGTGACCAGGCCCTCGGGCCGGTGGACCGCGGCCGAGGAGGGCCCTTGGGGGAGCGGGCCCTTGGCTTTGTAGACCGTCCCGTGCGCGCCGCCGCTCGGGTCCGGCTCACCGGGAGCGATCCCGGGGCCGCCGCTGCCGCTGCCGCCGCCGTCTTCGAGCCGCAGCGGCGGAGGCGGACCGCCCGCGTCCTTGCCGGCCACCCCGGCCGGGGTGGCCTCGCCGGACGCCGTGGCCGCCAGATAGACGCCACCGCCCCCGGCGAGCAGCACACCCGCCGCCACCGAGGCGGCCAGGACGTTCCGTCGCCTCCGCACGTTCTCCGTACCGCTCACCGCAACGCTCCCTCGTCTCGACCGGACGCCGATGGGACGGAGCGGACGCGCGGACGGTTCCGTCCGTCAGCCGCCGTACTCGACGGTGGCGTCGATCAGCCGGGCCGAGGCCGCCGGAACGACGACGCCGTGGATCGACGCGGGGGAGACCCGAACGGGGGCCGGGTCGGCCGGAGCCACCCAGTGGGGGGCCATCCGGGCGCCGTCCCCGCGCAGCTGGGCGAGGCTCAACTCGGACTCGTGACGCTCGCGAGGAGCGGGATACGTGGTCATGGGCGCACCGTATGCACCGCACCGCTCCGGGGAAAAGGCCTACTCTGGGGTAGTTTCCACTGTTCGGCAGGGCGTCCCCCACCCGGTAGCGTGAACTGTCGTTCTCTCCCGTCGCCCATCGCCACCTCCGTTCGAGCGCCTTGCGCGCTCCCACCGAATTCCGCAGGAGCACCCAGCCGTGCGTATCGCAGTCACCGGCTCCATCGCCACCGACCACCTCATGACCTTCCCCGGCCGGTTCGCCGACCAGCTCGTGGCCGACCAGCTCCACACGGTGTCCCTCTCCTTCCTCGTCGACAACCTGGACGTCCGCCGGGGAGGCGTCGCCGCCAACATCTGCTTCGGCATGGGACAGCTCGGCAGCCGCCCCGTCCTCGTCGGCGCGGCCGGCTTCGACTTCGACGAGTACCGCGCCTGGCTCGACCGGCACGGCGTCGACACCGGCTCGGTGCGCATCTCCGAGGTCCTGCACACCGCCCGCTTCGTCTGCACCACCGACAAGGACCACAACCAGATCGGCTCCTTCTACACCGGTGCGATGAGCGAGGCCCGGCTGATCGAGCTCAAGGCCGTCGCCGACCGCGTGGGCGGCCTCGACCTGGTTCTCATCGGCGCCGACGACCCCGAGGCGATGCTCCGCCACACGGAGGAGTGCCGGACCCGCTCCATCCCCTTCGCCGCCGACTTCTCGCAGCAGATCGCGCGCATGGACGGCGAGGAGATCCGCACCCTCCTCGACGGGGCCACCTACCTCTTCTCCAACGAGTACGAGAAGGGCCTCATCGAGTCCAAGACCGGCTGGACCGAGGCGGAGATCCTCTCCCGTGTCGGCCACCGCATCACCACGCTCGGCTCGCGCGGCGTGCGCATCGAGCGGGTCGGCGAGACCCCCATCGAGGTCGGCTGCCCCGAGGAGACGGCCAAGGTCGACCCCACCGGCGTCGGCGACGCCTTCCGCGCGGGCTTCCTCACGGGCCTGTCCTGGGGCGTCGGCCTCGAGCGGGCGGCGCAGGTCGGCTGCATGCTGGCGACGCTGGTCATCGAGACGCTGGGCACGCAGGAATACGCGCTGCGGCGGGCGAACTTCATGGAGCGCTTCACGAAGGCGTACGGCGAAGAGGCGGCCACGGAGGTCCAGTCCCACCTCCTCTGACCCCGTCCGCGCGGCCGCTGCCCCCGCCTGGGCGGCGCCCACCTGCCCGTGTGACCGCGCCCTGCGGGCCGGCACCCGCCCCGCCCGTGTGACCGCGCCTGGCAGGGCGGTGCCCCTCCGCCCACCTCCATGCGGAGCCCGCGCCCGCCGGGGCGGTGCCCCTCCCGCCCCTCCCCGTGTGGGCAATCGTCCCGCTGGGGCGGGACGGGTGGGCACACGGGACGGCGCCCTTCAGTGGCGCCTCCGCGTTCCGCGCCTGAACCCGCACGGACAGGGCGGTGCGCATCAGGGTGCGGGTCAGGGCGCGGGAGCCTGGGCCCGGCAAGGGGCGCCGTTCCGTTGTGCCCACCCGTTCCGCCCCGGCGGAACGATTGCCCACAACGGGGGGTGCGGGGGTGGGCACCGTCCCGGCGGGCGCGCCCGCAACGGGGGTGGGTGGGCACCGTCCCGGCGGAACGACTGCCCACAACGGGGGCGGGGTGCTGCCCCGGCGGGCGCGCGCCCACGACGGGGGTGCGAGGGCGGGCGCCCGCCATGAGGCCCGCAACAGGCGGCGGCTACGACACCCGTCGGACCACGTACGCCGTCCCGCCCCCCGCCCCCGGCGACTCCCCCACGTACTCCTGCCCCCGCATCTCGCACCACGCCGGAATGTCCAGCCGCGCCGCCGCGTCGTCCGAGAGCACCGTCACCGTCCCGCCCACCGGCACGTCCCCGATCACCTTCGCGAGTTCGATGACCGGGATCGGGCACCGCTTGCCCAGGGAGTCCACGACGAGCGAGCCCGAGGGCGTCGGGGTCGAGGGGGCGGAGGCGGGGGCCCCGAGCCGTTCCCGTACCTCCGCCACCACATCCGGCAGCACGGCCAGGAAGCGGTCCACGTCCTCCTCCGAGGTCCCCGCGGGCAGCGACACCCGGACGTTCCCCTCGCTCAGGACCCCCATCGCGCGCAGCACATGGCTGGGCGTCAGCGTCGAACTCGTGCACGACGAACCGGACGAAACGGAGAAACCCTCCCGGTCCAGCTCGTGCAGGAGCGTCTCCCCGTCGACGTACAGACAGGAGAAGGTGACGAGGTGCGGGAGCCGGCGCACCGGGTCGCCCACCACCTCCACGTCCGGCACCAGCTGGGGCACCCGCGTCCGGATCCGGTCCACCAGGCCCCGCAGCCGCGCCCCTTCGGCGGCCGCCTCCGCCCGGACCGCCCGCAGCGAGGCCGCCGCCGCCACGATCGCCGGCAGGTTCTCGAAGCCCGGCGCCCGGCCCGACTCCCGCTCGTCGGAGGGCCCTTGCGGCGCGAACCTGACCCCCTTCCGTACGGCGAGCAGCCCGACCCCCGCGGGCCCGCCCCACTTGTGCGCGCTCGCCGCGAGCAGCGACCAGCCCCCGTCCACCGGGCCCCAGGCGAGGGACTGGGCCGCGTCCACGAGCAGCGGCACGTCCGCCGCCCGGCAGGCCTCGGCGACCTCGGCCACCGGCTGCACCGTGCCCACCTCGTGGTTGGCCGACTGGAGGCACGCCAGGGCCGTGCCGGGGACGAGCGCGGCCGCGAAGGCGTCCGCGTCCACCGCCCCCGACCGGTCCACCGGCACCTCGGTCACCGTGCCGCCCGCCGCCGTGTGCGTCTCGCCCGCGTGCAGGACGGAGGAGTGTTCGACCGCGGAGACGACGAGCCGGTTTCCGACACGCCGACGTCCCGCGAGCGCGCCGGAGATCCCGGCGTGAACCGCGCGTGTCCCCGAAGGAGTGAACACGAGCTCGTCCGGACGGCACCCCACGGCCTCCGCGGCGGCCTCCCGGGCCGCGTCGAGCAGCAGCCGGGCGCGTCGCCCCTCCCGGTACAGCCGGGCGGGGTCGGCCCAGCCCTCGTCGAGGGAGGCGAGCAGGGCCTGACGGGCGACGGGGTGCAGCGGGGCGGCGGACGCGGCGTCGAAGTACGGCATCCGCCCACGGTAGAGCCTGAGGTCGACCGCCCCTCGTCGACCCGGGTGCGCACCCGTCGTCACCCCGGGCACGGCCCCCGGTCACCCCAGGTGCGGACGCGCCCCCGGTCGACCCGCCCCGGACGCCCCGCCCCATCCCTCCGCCCGCACCAGGCGCCCCCGCCCCATCCCTCCGCCCGCACCGGCCGCCCCCGCCCCATTCCCCGCCCGCACCAGGCGTCCCCGCCCCGCCCCGCCCCCCCGATGAGCCCCCGTCAAAACCCCGTCCCACCACCCCGGCAGCCCGCCGAACGGCCGTCTCCGGGCGCCCTCCGGAACCCCGGAGTCCACCCCTTCGGGGGCCCGGACGGCGCGTTGGGCACCCTCCCCGCGCGACCCCAAATAGCGTCCAGTAGGGTTTGGTCCGCATAAACATCCAAACCCCTGCCCGCGGCCGGGGCGGCGACCGACCAGCGAGACGGACGGCCGTGGCCGACCACTGCGGGCCGAGACTCTCGGGAAGGCGCTACGTGAGTCCCAACGGCTCCGACCGCTCGTCGCGGCGCCCGATGCGGCGGAAGCTGCCGCAGGTGCTGACTGCGGGCCTGATCCTGGCGACAGCCACCGGCTGCTCGTACAACTGGGAAGACTTCCCCCGCCTTGGCATGCCCACCCCCGTCACGGAAGAGGCGCCTCGGATCCTCTCCCTGTGGCAGGGCTCCTGGGCCGCCGCCCTGATCACGGGCATCCTGGTGTGGGGCCTGATCCTCTGGGCCACCATCTTCCACCGGCGCAGCCGGACCAAGGTCGAGGTACCTCCGCAGACCCGTTACAACATGCCCATCGAGGCGCTGTACACGGTCACCCCGCTCATCATCGTCTCGGTGCTCTTCTACTTCACCGCGCGCGACGAGTCGAAGCTCCTCGAGCTCACCCCGAAGCCGGCTCACACGGTCAACGTGGTCGGCTACCAGTGGAGCTGGGGCTTCAACTACGTCGAGAACGTGCCCGGTGTGAAGGGTGACGCCAAGACGGACAAGAACCTCGCCACGCTCCCGGACAAGTTCATCGCGGACTTCCCGGAGAACGCCGGCGGCGTCTACGACGCGGGCATCCCGGGCGACCGGAACCCGCAGACCGGCAACCCGGGCCCGACCCTGTGGCTGCCCAAGGGTGAGAAGGTCAGGTTCGTCCTGTCCTCCCGTGACGTCATCCACTCCTTCTGGGTGGTCCCCTTCCTCATGAAGCAGGACGTCATCCCGGGTCACACCAACTCCTTCGAGGTGACCCCGACGCAGGAAGGCACCTTCCTCGGCAAGTGTGCCGAGCTGTGCGGTGTCGACCACTCCCGGATGCTCTTCAACGTCAAGGTGGTCTCCCCGGAGCGCTACCAGCAGCACCTGAAGGAGCTGGCCGAGAAGGGGCAGACCGGCTACATCCCGTCTGGCATCGAGCAGACGGACCCGGCCAGGAATGCGGAGAAGAACCAACTGTGAGCATCCACAACGAAACCCAGGGTGCCGCCGCAGCTGAGGACTCGTACGAGAACGAGCTGCCCGTACGGCGCAAGCAGCCCGGCAACGTGGTCATCAAGTGGCTCACCACCACCGACCACAAGACCATCGGCACGATGTACCTGGTCACGTCGTTCGCCTTCTTCTGCGTCGGCGGACTCATGGCGCTCTTCATGCGCGCCGAGCTCGCTCGTCCCGGCACGCAGATCATGTCGAACGAGCAGTTCAACCAGGCGTTCACGATGCACGGCACGATCATGCTGCTGATGTTCGCGACGCCGCTGTTCGCCGGCTTCGCGAACTGGATCATGCCGCTGCAGATCGGCGCGCCCGACGTGGCGTTCCCGCGGCTGAACATGTTCGCCTACTGGCTGTACCTCTTCGGCTCGCTCATCGCGGTGGCCGGCTTCCTCACCCCGCAGGGTGCGGCCGACTTCGGCTGGTTCGCCTACTCCCCGCTGTCGGACGCCGTCCGCTCGCCGGGTGTCGGTGCCGACATGTGGATCATGGGTCTGGCCTTCTCCGGCTTCGGCACGATCCTCGGCTCGGTCAACTTCATCACCACGATCATCTGCATGCGCGCTCCGGGCATGACGATGTTCCGCATGCCGATCTTCACCTGGAACGTGCTGCTGACCGGTGTCCTGGTCCTGCTCGCCTTCCCGGTCCTGGCGGCCGCGCTGTTCGCCCTGGAGGCGGACCGCAAGTTCGGTGCCCACGTCTTCGACGCGGCCAACGGCGGAGCGCTGCTCTGGCAACACCTCTTCTGGTTCTTCGGACACCCAGAGGTGTACATCATCGCCTTGCCCTTCTTCGGCATCATCTCCGAGGTCATCCCGGTCTTCAGCCGCAAGCCGATGTTCGGCTACATCGGTCTGATCGCCGCGACCATCGCGATCGCCGGTCTGTCCGTGACCGTGTGGGCGCACCACATGTACGTCACCGGTGGCGTGCTCCTCCCGTTCTTCTCCTTCATGACGTTCCTCATCGCCGTTCCGACCGGCGTGAAGTTCTTCAACTGGATCGGGACGATGTGGAAGGGCTCGCTGTCCTTCGAGACCCCGATGCTCTGGGCCGTCGGCTTCCTGATCACCTTCACCTTCGGTGGTCTGACCGGCGTCATCCTGGCCTCGCCCCCGATGGACTTCCACATCTCCGACTCGTACTTCGTGGTGGCGCACTTCCACTACGTCGTCTTCGGCACCGTCGTCTTCGCGATGTTCTCCGGCTTCCACTTCTGGTGGCCGAAGTTCACGGGCAAGATGCTCGACGAGCGCCTCGGCAAGATCACGTTCTGGACGCTGTTCATCGGGTTCCACGGCACCTTCCTGGTGCAGCACTGGCTCGGTGCCGAGGGCATGCCGCGTCGTTACGCGGACTACCTGGACGCCGACGGCTTCACCACGCTGAACACGATCTCGACGATCTCCTCGTTCCTGCTCGGTCTGTCGATCCTGCCGTTCTTCTACAACATCTGGAAGACCGCCAAGTACGGCAAGAAGGTCGAGGTCGACGACCCGTGGGGCTACGGCCGTTCGCTCGAGTGGGCGACCTCCTGCCCGCCGCCGCGGCACAACTTCCTCACCCTGCCGCGGATCCGTTCGGAATCCCCGGCGTTCGACCTGCACCACCCTGAGATCGCCGCTCTCGACCAGCTCGAGAACAAGCCGCACGAGGCCGCGGCCCTCACGGGCAGCAAGGA contains these protein-coding regions:
- a CDS encoding cysteine desulfurase/sulfurtransferase TusA family protein; translated protein: MPYFDAASAAPLHPVARQALLASLDEGWADPARLYREGRRARLLLDAAREAAAEAVGCRPDELVFTPSGTRAVHAGISGALAGRRRVGNRLVVSAVEHSSVLHAGETHTAAGGTVTEVPVDRSGAVDADAFAAALVPGTALACLQSANHEVGTVQPVAEVAEACRAADVPLLVDAAQSLAWGPVDGGWSLLAASAHKWGGPAGVGLLAVRKGVRFAPQGPSDERESGRAPGFENLPAIVAAAASLRAVRAEAAAEGARLRGLVDRIRTRVPQLVPDVEVVGDPVRRLPHLVTFSCLYVDGETLLHELDREGFSVSSGSSCTSSTLTPSHVLRAMGVLSEGNVRVSLPAGTSEEDVDRFLAVLPDVVAEVRERLGAPASAPSTPTPSGSLVVDSLGKRCPIPVIELAKVIGDVPVGGTVTVLSDDAAARLDIPAWCEMRGQEYVGESPGAGGGTAYVVRRVS
- the ctaD gene encoding cytochrome c oxidase subunit I, yielding MSIHNETQGAAAAEDSYENELPVRRKQPGNVVIKWLTTTDHKTIGTMYLVTSFAFFCVGGLMALFMRAELARPGTQIMSNEQFNQAFTMHGTIMLLMFATPLFAGFANWIMPLQIGAPDVAFPRLNMFAYWLYLFGSLIAVAGFLTPQGAADFGWFAYSPLSDAVRSPGVGADMWIMGLAFSGFGTILGSVNFITTIICMRAPGMTMFRMPIFTWNVLLTGVLVLLAFPVLAAALFALEADRKFGAHVFDAANGGALLWQHLFWFFGHPEVYIIALPFFGIISEVIPVFSRKPMFGYIGLIAATIAIAGLSVTVWAHHMYVTGGVLLPFFSFMTFLIAVPTGVKFFNWIGTMWKGSLSFETPMLWAVGFLITFTFGGLTGVILASPPMDFHISDSYFVVAHFHYVVFGTVVFAMFSGFHFWWPKFTGKMLDERLGKITFWTLFIGFHGTFLVQHWLGAEGMPRRYADYLDADGFTTLNTISTISSFLLGLSILPFFYNIWKTAKYGKKVEVDDPWGYGRSLEWATSCPPPRHNFLTLPRIRSESPAFDLHHPEIAALDQLENKPHEAAALTGSKEAGK
- a CDS encoding iron-sulfur cluster assembly accessory protein — its product is MSVSDEKTTVSDGILLSDAAAAKVKALLDQEGREDLALRVAVQPGGCSGLRYQLFFDERSLDGDVVKDFDGVKVVTDRMSAPYLGGASIDFVDTIEKQGFTIDNPNATGSCACGDSFS
- the coxB gene encoding cytochrome c oxidase subunit II, encoding MSPNGSDRSSRRPMRRKLPQVLTAGLILATATGCSYNWEDFPRLGMPTPVTEEAPRILSLWQGSWAAALITGILVWGLILWATIFHRRSRTKVEVPPQTRYNMPIEALYTVTPLIIVSVLFYFTARDESKLLELTPKPAHTVNVVGYQWSWGFNYVENVPGVKGDAKTDKNLATLPDKFIADFPENAGGVYDAGIPGDRNPQTGNPGPTLWLPKGEKVRFVLSSRDVIHSFWVVPFLMKQDVIPGHTNSFEVTPTQEGTFLGKCAELCGVDHSRMLFNVKVVSPERYQQHLKELAEKGQTGYIPSGIEQTDPARNAEKNQL
- a CDS encoding carbohydrate kinase family protein: MRIAVTGSIATDHLMTFPGRFADQLVADQLHTVSLSFLVDNLDVRRGGVAANICFGMGQLGSRPVLVGAAGFDFDEYRAWLDRHGVDTGSVRISEVLHTARFVCTTDKDHNQIGSFYTGAMSEARLIELKAVADRVGGLDLVLIGADDPEAMLRHTEECRTRSIPFAADFSQQIARMDGEEIRTLLDGATYLFSNEYEKGLIESKTGWTEAEILSRVGHRITTLGSRGVRIERVGETPIEVGCPEETAKVDPTGVGDAFRAGFLTGLSWGVGLERAAQVGCMLATLVIETLGTQEYALRRANFMERFTKAYGEEAATEVQSHLL